A window of Apium graveolens cultivar Ventura chromosome 8, ASM990537v1, whole genome shotgun sequence contains these coding sequences:
- the LOC141676770 gene encoding uncharacterized protein LOC141676770 isoform X1, with amino-acid sequence MFLAQKLKHTIFILLLHHPIFITAKNKVYFFKDNSKVSSTKETPPFWCDIVTLMIVVFSILNIIVYKLRKHHEAKISENDLSFSLSLGEICRRFSLAEILLATHNFDDKCLIGKGGSAKVYKGVIDNGATTVAIKRLSFISKQAVGVGSMFRTEIEMLSKFRHGHLVSLVGYCHEWHEMILVFEYIPHGTLSDHLHQSFVIGHDTLSWIQRLRICIGAAQGLDYLHTGTSIHQRVIHRDVKSTNILLDDNLEAKITDFGISKIVAGNQGCTYVSTAVRGTFGYMDPAYFLTGRLTRKSDVYAFGVVLFEVLSGRRAVDLSHNDEQSGLAGWAQNCIKQGRIDDIIDSSLIMQISQKSLLAFVKIASQCLDSQPNCRPTMAEIVVVLEFALSLQRTSDSAQVEGAIIASESGQYSTAMEVVCGKDHMKPFVNNHKRITFSKKVCKIFSTSIRSLSVVISSPKNLCYNGNKNSSVHSTVSQNKAGIIAEANSRMRLNKISIFPEAKGLFATEKLKMFSLAELRIATRGFSPDMILVENHYGRAFIGWLDEDTLAPSRIGIGMAVSIMSLNSYGRFRVMQAEVDLCGRFYHPNVIKPLGFCSEGPELLFVYEYTQKGNLTRYAYKDTRKSLSWVVWLKILIGAARYLDFLHSSNDRIIFGDFTLSSILLDWDFNAKVGVSVIPRFGPEDGDTLVTDIPNLNAQHCAVSEGFLSPEYKEAGRLSSKNDVYAFGVVLLEILTGMRVIDVNARNEKRNLVDKARPVLENERKVRRVVNPKLLERENCPKVIKSILSDVPALALKCLDLDPKKRPSMRQVVETLERVNAIIQ; translated from the exons ATGTTTCTTGCTCAAAAATTGAAGCATACCATCTTCATCTTGTTGCTCCACCATCCAATTTTTATCACAGCTAAAAATAAAGTTTACTTCTTTAAGGACAATAGCAAAGTGTCCAGTACTAAAGAGACGCCACCTTTTTGGTGTGATATTGTAACTTTGATGATAGTTGTATTCTCTATATTGAATATCATCGTTTACAAGCTCCGTAAACATCATGAGGCCAAAATTAGTGAAAATGACTTGTCATTTTCGCTTTCATTAGGGGAAATATGTCGCCGTTTTTCACTTGCTGAGATCTTGTTAGCAACACATAACTTTGATGATAAGTGTTTAATAGGCAAGGGAGGCTCAGCGAAAGTCTACAAAGGAGTAATTGATAATGGAGCGACTACTGTTGCCATAAAGAGATTGAGTTTCATCTCTAAACAGGCTGTAGGTGTAGGGTCGATGTTTAGGACAGAAATTGAAATGCTTTCCAAGTTCAGGCACGGTCACTTAGTGTCCCTTGTTGGTTATTGTCATGAATGGCATGAAATGATCCTCGTGTTTGAGTATATTCCCCATGGCACTTTATCTGATCATCTGCATCAAAGTTTTGTAATTGGTCATGACACCTTATCATGGATTCAGCGCTTAAGGATTTGTATTGGTGCTGCGCAGGGGTTGGACTACCTTCACACTGGTACTAGCATTCATCAAAGAGTGATACATCGTGATGTGAAGAGTACAAATATTTTGTTGGATGACAATTTGGAAGCTAAAATCACAGATTTTGGAATTTCCAAGATTGTGGCAGGCAATCAGGGATGCACTTATGTGAGTACAGCTGTCAGGGGGACGTTCGGATATATGGATCCAGCATACTTTTTGACTGGCAGACTGACAAGGAAATCCGATGTGTATGCATTTGGAGTTGTGCTGTTTGAAGTGTTGTCTGGAAGAAGAGCAGTGGATTTGAGTCATAATGACGAGCAATCAGGTTTAGCTGGATGGGCACAGAATTGTATCAAACAAGGAAGAATTGATGATATCATTGATTCTAGTCTGATTATGCAAATATCACAAAAATCTTTATTGGCTTTTGTAAAAATTGCATCCCAATGCTTAGATAGCCAGCCTAATTGTCGTCCTACAATGGCTGAAATTGTGGTAGTTCTTGAGTTTGCATTGTCATTGCAAAGAACTTCAGATTCTGCACAAGTTGAGGGGGCAATTATTGCAAGCGAAAGTGGACAATATTCTACAGCAATGGAGGTAGTATGTGGTAAAGATCATATGAAGCCGTTTGTAAATAATCATAAAAGGATAACATTCTCAAAGAAGGTCTGCAAGATTTTCTCAACCTCCATCCGGTCGTTATCTG TGGTTATTAGCTCGCCTAAGAATTTATGCTACAATGGAAACAAAAACAGCAGTGTCCACAGCACAGTGAGCCAGAACAAAGCTGGCATTATTGCAGAGGCAAATAGCAGAATGAGGTTGAACAAAATTAGCATATTTCCAGAGGCAAAGGGCCTATTTGCGACtgaaaaattaaaaatgtttAGCTTAGCTGAACTGAGAATTGCTACAAGAGGCTTTAGTCCAGATATGATATTGGTCGAGAACCATTATGGAAGGGCATTCATTGGCTGGCTTGATGAAGACACGCTTGCTCCCTCAAGAATTGGCATTGGAATGGCAGTTAGCATAATGAGTTTGAATTCATATGGAAGATTCAGGGTTATGCAG GCAGAGGTGGATCTGTGTGGAAGATTTTACCATCCGAATGTAATTAAGCCTCTAGGCTTCTGTTCAGAAGGCCCGGAGTTGCTGTTTGTTTATGAATACACACAGAAGGGAAACTTAACAAGATACGCTTACAAAG ATACAAGGAAATCACTTTCCTGGGTTGTTTGGCTCAAAATATTGATAGGAGCAGCAAGATATCTtgattttcttcattcctcaaaCGATCGGATCATCTTTGGCGACTTTACGCTTTCTAGTATATTGCTGGATTGG GATTTCAATGCAAAGGTTGGTGTAAGCGTGATCCCAAGATTTGGCCCTGAGGACGGTGATACGCTTGTAACAGACATTCCTAATCTGAATGCACAACATTGTGCAGTATCAGAAGGCTTTTTATCTCCAGAATACAAAGAAGCTG GTCGTTTAAGCTCAAAGAACGATGTTTATGCTTTTGGCGTGGTGCTACTGGAAATACTGACTGGAATGCGGGTGATTGATGTTAACGCGAGAAATGAGAAGAGAAATTTGGTGGATAAAGCCAGACCTGTTCTAGAAAATGAAAGGAAGGTTAGAAGAGTAGTGAATCCAAAGCTGCTAGAGCGAGAGAATTGTCCAAAGGTTATAAAATCAATCTTATCAGATGTTCCAGCACTAGCATTGAAATGTCTCGATCTTGACCCTAAGAAAAGACCCTCAATGAGACAGGTTGTGGAGACCTTAGAAAGAGTAAATGCCATTATACAGTAA
- the LOC141676770 gene encoding putative receptor-like protein kinase At5g61350 isoform X2, whose translation MFLAQKLKHTIFILLLHHPIFITAKNKVYFFKDNSKVSSTKETPPFWCDIVTLMIVVFSILNIIVYKLRKHHEAKISENDLSFSLSLGEICRRFSLAEILLATHNFDDKCLIGKGGSAKVYKGVIDNGATTVAIKRLSFISKQAVGVGSMFRTEIEMLSKFRHGHLVSLVGYCHEWHEMILVFEYIPHGTLSDHLHQSFVIGHDTLSWIQRLRICIGAAQGLDYLHTGTSIHQRVIHRDVKSTNILLDDNLEAKITDFGISKIVAGNQGCTYVSTAVRGTFGYMDPAYFLTGRLTRKSDVYAFGVVLFEVLSGRRAVDLSHNDEQSGLAGWAQNCIKQGRIDDIIDSSLIMQISQKSLLAFVKIASQCLDSQPNCRPTMAEIVVVLEFALSLQRTSDSAQVEGAIIASESGQYSTAMEVVCGKDHMKPFVNNHKRITFSKKVCKIFSTSIRSLSVVISSPKNLCYNGNKNSSVHSTVSQNKAGIIAEANSRMRLNKISIFPEAKGLFATEKLKMFSLAELRIATRGFSPDMILVENHYGRAFIGWLDEDTLAPSRIGIGMAVSIMSLNSYGRFRVMQAEVDLCGRFYHPNVIKPLGFCSEGPELLFVYEYTQKGNLTRYAYKDTRKSLSWVVWLKILIGAARYLDFLHSSNDRIIFGDFTLSSILLDWVH comes from the exons ATGTTTCTTGCTCAAAAATTGAAGCATACCATCTTCATCTTGTTGCTCCACCATCCAATTTTTATCACAGCTAAAAATAAAGTTTACTTCTTTAAGGACAATAGCAAAGTGTCCAGTACTAAAGAGACGCCACCTTTTTGGTGTGATATTGTAACTTTGATGATAGTTGTATTCTCTATATTGAATATCATCGTTTACAAGCTCCGTAAACATCATGAGGCCAAAATTAGTGAAAATGACTTGTCATTTTCGCTTTCATTAGGGGAAATATGTCGCCGTTTTTCACTTGCTGAGATCTTGTTAGCAACACATAACTTTGATGATAAGTGTTTAATAGGCAAGGGAGGCTCAGCGAAAGTCTACAAAGGAGTAATTGATAATGGAGCGACTACTGTTGCCATAAAGAGATTGAGTTTCATCTCTAAACAGGCTGTAGGTGTAGGGTCGATGTTTAGGACAGAAATTGAAATGCTTTCCAAGTTCAGGCACGGTCACTTAGTGTCCCTTGTTGGTTATTGTCATGAATGGCATGAAATGATCCTCGTGTTTGAGTATATTCCCCATGGCACTTTATCTGATCATCTGCATCAAAGTTTTGTAATTGGTCATGACACCTTATCATGGATTCAGCGCTTAAGGATTTGTATTGGTGCTGCGCAGGGGTTGGACTACCTTCACACTGGTACTAGCATTCATCAAAGAGTGATACATCGTGATGTGAAGAGTACAAATATTTTGTTGGATGACAATTTGGAAGCTAAAATCACAGATTTTGGAATTTCCAAGATTGTGGCAGGCAATCAGGGATGCACTTATGTGAGTACAGCTGTCAGGGGGACGTTCGGATATATGGATCCAGCATACTTTTTGACTGGCAGACTGACAAGGAAATCCGATGTGTATGCATTTGGAGTTGTGCTGTTTGAAGTGTTGTCTGGAAGAAGAGCAGTGGATTTGAGTCATAATGACGAGCAATCAGGTTTAGCTGGATGGGCACAGAATTGTATCAAACAAGGAAGAATTGATGATATCATTGATTCTAGTCTGATTATGCAAATATCACAAAAATCTTTATTGGCTTTTGTAAAAATTGCATCCCAATGCTTAGATAGCCAGCCTAATTGTCGTCCTACAATGGCTGAAATTGTGGTAGTTCTTGAGTTTGCATTGTCATTGCAAAGAACTTCAGATTCTGCACAAGTTGAGGGGGCAATTATTGCAAGCGAAAGTGGACAATATTCTACAGCAATGGAGGTAGTATGTGGTAAAGATCATATGAAGCCGTTTGTAAATAATCATAAAAGGATAACATTCTCAAAGAAGGTCTGCAAGATTTTCTCAACCTCCATCCGGTCGTTATCTG TGGTTATTAGCTCGCCTAAGAATTTATGCTACAATGGAAACAAAAACAGCAGTGTCCACAGCACAGTGAGCCAGAACAAAGCTGGCATTATTGCAGAGGCAAATAGCAGAATGAGGTTGAACAAAATTAGCATATTTCCAGAGGCAAAGGGCCTATTTGCGACtgaaaaattaaaaatgtttAGCTTAGCTGAACTGAGAATTGCTACAAGAGGCTTTAGTCCAGATATGATATTGGTCGAGAACCATTATGGAAGGGCATTCATTGGCTGGCTTGATGAAGACACGCTTGCTCCCTCAAGAATTGGCATTGGAATGGCAGTTAGCATAATGAGTTTGAATTCATATGGAAGATTCAGGGTTATGCAG GCAGAGGTGGATCTGTGTGGAAGATTTTACCATCCGAATGTAATTAAGCCTCTAGGCTTCTGTTCAGAAGGCCCGGAGTTGCTGTTTGTTTATGAATACACACAGAAGGGAAACTTAACAAGATACGCTTACAAAG ATACAAGGAAATCACTTTCCTGGGTTGTTTGGCTCAAAATATTGATAGGAGCAGCAAGATATCTtgattttcttcattcctcaaaCGATCGGATCATCTTTGGCGACTTTACGCTTTCTAGTATATTGCTGGATTGGGTACATTAA